From Heteronotia binoei isolate CCM8104 ecotype False Entrance Well chromosome 12, APGP_CSIRO_Hbin_v1, whole genome shotgun sequence, the proteins below share one genomic window:
- the FIGLA gene encoding factor in the germline alpha, which yields MAEAPLKKAQQWPQLLTSPPEILGEILSEQFGPLPFMAPITRMKRKPSGYYFPTENREQVLGRRHAANAKERERIKNLNSGFSKLKSLVPLIPKDRKPSKVDMLKAAAEYIRLLHLILEETAGREKLEDPVEDKPSGTTSVPVPLERSLLGNRVPQSSSCYFKVESGTQTACSNEVLEAPIYTWRETVLPAYVGLIELHKNG from the exons ATGGCCGAAGCCCCCCTGAAGAAAGCTCAGCAGTGGCCTCAGCTCCTCACTTCTCCACCAGAGATTCTTGGAGAGATCCTGAGCGAGCAGTTTGGCCCCCTGCCTTTCATGGCACCCATTACCCGAATGAAGAGGAAGCCTTCTGGCTACTACTTTCCCACTGAGAACCGGGAGCAGGTCCTGGGTAGGAGGCATGCTGCTAACgccaaagaaagagaaagg ATAAAGAACTTGAATAGCGGTTTTTCCAAGCTCAAGTCTCTTGTGCCACTGATCCCAAAAGACCGGAAGCCTAGTAAAGTCGACATGCTTAAAGCAGCAGCCGAATACATTCGCTTGCTGCACTTGATCTTGGAGGAAACAGCGGGACGTGAG AAACTGGAAGACCCAGTTGAAGACAAACCTTCTGGGACCACTTCGGTGCCAGTCCCCCTGGAGAGAAGCTTATTGGGAAACAGAGtgccacagagttccagctgctatTTTAAAGTGGAGAGTGGCACACAGACTGCATGCTCAAATGAGGTGCTGGAAGCCCCTATATATACATGGAGGGAGACTGTTCTGCCAGCTTACGTGGGGCTCATAGAGCTTCACAAAAATGGATAA